From a single Lacerta agilis isolate rLacAgi1 chromosome 3, rLacAgi1.pri, whole genome shotgun sequence genomic region:
- the GJA1 gene encoding gap junction alpha-1 protein, translating into MGDWSALGRLLDKVQAYSTAGGKVWLSVLFIFRILLLGTAVESAWGDEQSAFRCNTQQPGCENVCYDKSFPISHVRFWVLQFIFVSVPTLMYLAHVFYVMRKEEKLNRREEELKVVQSEGVNVDLPLKQIEIKKFKYGIEEHGKVKMRGGLLRTYIISIIFKSFFEVAFVVIQWYIYGFTLHAIYTCERYPCPHKVDCFLSRPTEKTIFIIFMLVVSIVSLSLNIIEIFYVTLKSIKDRMKTKNNPFSPNSGMSPSKECGSPKYAYFNGCSSPTAPLSPMSPPGYKLVTGDRNNSSSCRNYNKQASEQNWANYSAEQNRIGQAGSTISNSHAQPFEFPDDPENTKKMGSGHELQPLKVVDQRPPSRASSRASSRPRPDDLEI; encoded by the coding sequence ATGGGTGACTGGAGTGCTCTGGGAAGGCTCCTTGACAAAGTCCAAGCCTATTCCACTGCAGGAGGAAAGGTGTGGCTTTCTGTCCTTTTCATTTTCCGAATCTTGCTGCTGGGGACAGCCGTGGAGTCTGCTTGGGGAGACGAGCAGTCAGCATTCCGGTGCAACACCCAACAGCCTGGTTGCGAAAACGTCTGCTACGACAAGTCGTTTCCCATCTCCCATGTGCGCTTCTGGGTCCTGCAGTTTATTTTTGTGTCCGTGCCAACCCTCATGTACTTGGCACACGTATTTTACGTGATGCGGAAGGAAGAGAAGCTAAACAGGAGAGAagaagagctcaaggtggtgcaaaGCGAAGGGGTCAACGTAGACCTCCCCCTCAAGCAAATAGAAATCAAGAAATTCAAGTATGGGATTGAAGAGCATGGCAAAGTCAAGATGCGCGGGGGGCTGCTTCGCACCTACATCATCAGCATCATCTTCAAATCTTTCTTTGAGGTCGCATTCGTGgtcatacagtggtacatctATGGGTTCACCCTGCACGCCATCTACACGTGTGAGAGATATCCATGCCCACACAAGGTGGATTGCTTCCTCTCCCGACCCACGGAGAAAAccatcttcatcatcttcatgCTGGTGGTGTCTATCGTCTCCCTTAGCTTGAACATCATTGAGATTTTCTACGTCACCCTCAAGAGCATCAAGGATCGCATGAAGACAAAAAACAACCCTTTCTCTCCTAACAGTGGCATGAGCCCCTCCAAGGAATGTGGATCCCCAAAATATGCCTACTTCAATGGCTGCTCCTCTCCAACTGCCCCCTTGTCACCTATGTCTCCACCAGGATACAAGCTTGTTACTGGAGACAGGAACAATTCATCCTCCTGTCGTAACTACAATAAGCAAGCTAGCGAACAGAACTGGGCAAATTACAGCGCTGAGCAGAACAGGATCGGACAGGCTGGGAGCACCATTTCGAATTCACATGCCCAGCCCTTTGAATTCCCTGATGATCCCGAGAACACAAAAAAAATGGGCTCTGGGCATGAGCTACAACCTCTCAAGGTGGTAGACCAACGGCCTCCAAGCAGAGCTAGCAGTCGAGCCAGCAGCAGACCTCGACCTGATGATCTGGAGATCTAA